A single Sporosarcina sp. FSL W8-0480 DNA region contains:
- a CDS encoding DUF779 domain-containing protein, which translates to MPERVLATDAALELIELLKGKHGPLMFHQSGGCCDGSSPMCYPEGDLIIGDQDVLLGYIGGVPFYMHKNQFDYWKHTQLIIDVVDGRGGMFSLEGVEGKRFLTRSRAFSAEENKVLQERLPS; encoded by the coding sequence ATGCCTGAACGCGTTCTTGCAACGGACGCTGCTTTGGAATTGATAGAACTTTTGAAGGGGAAGCATGGACCATTGATGTTCCACCAATCAGGCGGTTGCTGCGACGGTTCTTCCCCGATGTGCTATCCGGAAGGGGATTTGATCATCGGTGACCAAGACGTTTTGCTTGGGTATATCGGTGGTGTTCCATTCTATATGCATAAGAACCAGTTCGACTATTGGAAGCATACCCAACTGATCATTGATGTCGTAGATGGTCGTGGCGGCATGTTTTCGCTCGAAGGGGTAGAGGGAAAACGATTCCTTACAAGGTCAAGGGCTTTTTCTGCCGAGGAGAATAAAGTGCTGCAGGAAAGGCTTCCGTCATAA
- the adh gene encoding aldehyde dehydrogenase, with product MVQAVESHVYAFPNTEGAKVNFKERYDNYIGGKWTAPVNGQYFDNPTPVTGKVFTQVARSTAEDIELALDAAHAAKDAWGRTSVTERANILLKIADRMEANLEMLAVAETWENGKAVRETLNADLPLAIDHFRYFASAIRAQEGGVSQIDNNTVAYHFHEPIGVVGQIIPWNFPLLMAVWKLAPALAAGNCVVLKPAEQTPASILVLMELIEDLLPAGVVNIVNGFGLEAGKPLASNRRIGKIAFTGETTTGRLIMQYASQNLIPMTLELGGKSPNIFFEDVMAEDDAFLDKAIEGFVMFALNQGEVCTCPSRALIQESIYDKFMERAIERVKAIKVGNPLDPTVMMGAQASTEQLEKILSYLDIGKQEGAECLTGGEQNKLEGELAGGYYVKPTVFKGNNKMRIFQEEIFGPVVSVTTFKTKEEAMEIANDTLYGLGAGVWTRDMNTAYRFGRGIEAGRVWTNCYHAYPAHAAFGGYKASGIGRENHLQMLSHYQQTKNMLVSYSEDKLGFF from the coding sequence ATGGTACAAGCTGTTGAGAGTCACGTTTATGCATTTCCGAACACAGAAGGGGCTAAAGTAAACTTCAAAGAACGCTACGATAACTATATCGGCGGAAAGTGGACAGCCCCTGTGAATGGGCAATACTTCGATAACCCGACTCCTGTCACGGGTAAAGTGTTTACACAAGTGGCAAGATCGACTGCAGAAGATATTGAGCTTGCGCTTGATGCGGCACATGCCGCGAAGGACGCTTGGGGGCGTACTTCGGTTACGGAACGAGCGAACATCCTGCTGAAAATTGCTGACCGCATGGAAGCGAATCTTGAGATGCTTGCTGTTGCCGAGACGTGGGAAAACGGAAAAGCGGTACGCGAAACATTGAATGCCGACTTACCGCTTGCAATCGATCACTTCAGATATTTTGCTTCCGCCATCCGTGCGCAAGAAGGTGGCGTCAGTCAAATTGACAATAATACAGTGGCGTACCATTTCCATGAGCCGATAGGGGTTGTCGGTCAAATCATTCCATGGAACTTCCCACTTTTAATGGCTGTTTGGAAGCTTGCTCCTGCACTCGCTGCTGGAAACTGCGTTGTGCTGAAGCCTGCTGAGCAAACACCTGCATCCATTCTCGTATTGATGGAGCTAATTGAAGATCTATTGCCGGCTGGAGTCGTCAATATCGTAAACGGCTTCGGACTTGAAGCAGGGAAGCCGCTTGCTTCAAACCGGCGTATCGGAAAAATTGCATTCACAGGTGAGACGACGACAGGCCGTCTTATTATGCAATATGCATCACAAAACTTAATCCCGATGACACTTGAACTTGGTGGGAAGTCGCCAAATATCTTCTTCGAGGACGTTATGGCGGAAGACGATGCATTCTTGGATAAAGCAATTGAAGGTTTCGTCATGTTCGCATTGAACCAAGGGGAAGTGTGCACATGCCCGTCCCGTGCATTGATCCAGGAATCCATTTACGATAAGTTCATGGAGCGTGCAATTGAGCGCGTTAAGGCGATCAAAGTAGGAAATCCGCTTGACCCGACTGTAATGATGGGGGCACAAGCTTCGACAGAGCAATTGGAGAAGATTCTATCTTACCTCGATATCGGAAAGCAGGAAGGCGCTGAGTGCCTGACTGGCGGCGAGCAAAACAAACTTGAGGGAGAATTGGCAGGAGGTTATTACGTCAAACCGACAGTCTTCAAAGGAAATAATAAAATGCGTATTTTCCAAGAGGAAATCTTCGGACCGGTCGTTTCTGTCACGACATTCAAGACAAAAGAAGAAGCGATGGAAATTGCGAATGACACATTATACGGTTTGGGTGCAGGTGTCTGGACACGTGATATGAACACAGCATACCGATTCGGACGTGGCATTGAAGCAGGACGTGTTTGGACAAATTGCTATCATGCATATCCAGCGCACGCAGCATTCGGTGGCTACAAAGCATCGGGAATCGGACGTGAAAACCATCTTCAAATGCTTTCACATTACCAACAGACGAAAAACATGCTTGTCAGCTATAGCGAGGACAAGTTAGGGTTCTTCTGA
- a CDS encoding winged-helix domain-containing protein, with amino-acid sequence MKTKIHIISIQEGYLTIISKQLELIFGDKAVISKLVVKDLDGDSISAEDIVVLSRKILMGVIRPFIPKECKTIIAHREVNIANTKRLISLPAGQKLLVVNDTLENAQETLDSLENIFFTHTYYLDDENNPDQAMAADIDYIVTPGEMKFVPSRFSNVIDIGNRLLSYGTVWEIAEALEAGFTHEQLVNRYVKSQVSLAEQDASNFEYEKDSNANAANLSQNEIFSINRKIEEHGFLKESIKILSIYAEGKARLKTFGRIKLKKLLEEHEIFLSEQQIRLRLEILQELGLLNARQGRSGTTITNLGESYYLLAKDLIQL; translated from the coding sequence ATGAAAACCAAAATTCATATCATCTCGATACAAGAAGGTTATTTAACAATAATCTCTAAACAACTGGAACTAATTTTTGGTGATAAAGCAGTCATCTCAAAATTGGTCGTCAAAGATTTGGATGGTGACAGCATTTCAGCGGAGGACATAGTCGTTTTATCAAGAAAAATACTAATGGGGGTAATCCGGCCTTTCATTCCGAAAGAATGCAAGACGATCATTGCACACCGGGAAGTGAATATTGCGAACACTAAGCGGTTGATCAGCTTGCCGGCTGGCCAGAAACTGTTGGTTGTCAACGACACCCTTGAAAATGCGCAAGAGACATTAGACTCTTTAGAGAATATTTTCTTTACCCATACGTATTATTTGGACGACGAAAATAACCCCGATCAAGCCATGGCTGCGGATATCGACTATATCGTCACGCCGGGCGAGATGAAATTCGTCCCAAGCAGATTTTCTAATGTCATTGACATTGGTAATAGATTGCTATCTTATGGGACGGTTTGGGAAATAGCAGAAGCGTTGGAAGCAGGTTTCACCCATGAACAATTGGTGAACCGTTATGTGAAATCCCAGGTGTCGCTGGCGGAGCAAGACGCGTCTAACTTTGAATACGAAAAGGATTCTAATGCGAATGCCGCGAACCTTTCGCAAAACGAGATCTTTTCTATAAACAGGAAAATTGAAGAGCATGGCTTTTTAAAGGAAAGTATTAAAATATTAAGCATTTATGCTGAAGGAAAGGCTCGGCTTAAAACATTCGGACGGATAAAACTGAAGAAGCTTTTGGAAGAGCATGAAATTTTCTTATCCGAACAGCAAATCCGCCTCCGCCTCGAAATTTTACAAGAGCTTGGACTGTTGAATGCCCGCCAAGGAAGAAGCGGAACGACGATCACGAATTTAGGGGAAAGCTATTATTTGCTGGCAAAAGACTTGATACAATTATAA
- a CDS encoding DCC1-like thiol-disulfide oxidoreductase family protein, with translation MKRIVLFDGECNFCNSSVQFIIKRDPSAHFLFSSLQSDTGQKYVKQYRIPADVDSIVLIDNGRAYTKSSAALHIAKKLDGLWHLLFLFILVPRSIRDSVYDYVARNRYRWFGKNEEACMLPSPEVRKRFI, from the coding sequence ATGAAACGAATCGTATTATTCGATGGTGAATGCAATTTTTGCAACTCCAGCGTACAATTCATTATAAAGCGGGACCCTTCCGCCCATTTCCTCTTTTCTTCATTGCAAAGCGACACGGGCCAGAAGTATGTGAAGCAATACCGTATTCCTGCGGACGTGGATAGCATTGTCCTAATCGATAATGGAAGGGCATACACAAAATCTTCTGCCGCTCTTCATATCGCCAAGAAACTTGATGGCTTATGGCATCTCCTTTTCCTATTTATACTCGTCCCCCGTTCCATTCGTGACAGTGTATATGATTATGTTGCACGAAATCGTTACCGGTGGTTCGGGAAGAACGAAGAAGCATGCATGCTCCCCTCCCCTGAGGTCAGAAAACGGTTTATCTAA
- a CDS encoding dipeptidase gives MNIIDLHCDVLYRMEQSKGEMSFLDSAELDVTYNKLKQGGVKIQAFAIFISPSIKSDQKFQVALDQIHYFYNEVIGKNPKMKALKNWQEFDQLADDEIGAFLTLEGVDCIGNDLQKLSILHELGVRSIGLTWNNANLAADGVGEERGAGLTEFGKEIIHFSNERKILSDVSHLSERAFWDLLEIANYPIASHSNSKTLCGHQRNLTDDQATHLFKKNGLIHVVYNPPFITEKDSASISDMIAHIDHFCSLGGVNQIGLGSDFDGISKKISNLEDASMHPALIEELLKKYSEDEVKGFAYKNFLNYIPK, from the coding sequence TTGAATATAATTGACCTGCATTGTGATGTTTTATATAGAATGGAACAGTCTAAAGGTGAAATGTCTTTTCTTGATTCTGCGGAATTAGATGTTACTTACAATAAGTTAAAACAGGGTGGAGTAAAGATTCAAGCCTTTGCAATCTTCATCTCTCCATCCATTAAATCGGATCAGAAATTCCAGGTGGCACTTGATCAGATCCACTATTTTTACAATGAAGTGATTGGAAAAAACCCGAAAATGAAGGCCCTTAAAAACTGGCAGGAGTTTGATCAGCTTGCCGATGACGAGATTGGGGCGTTTCTAACATTGGAGGGAGTCGATTGTATAGGTAACGATTTACAAAAATTGTCGATTCTTCACGAATTAGGCGTCCGCTCAATCGGATTGACATGGAATAATGCAAATCTTGCTGCGGACGGGGTTGGCGAAGAAAGAGGTGCGGGATTAACTGAATTCGGAAAAGAAATCATTCACTTCTCCAATGAACGCAAAATTCTTTCGGACGTTTCGCATCTAAGTGAACGTGCCTTCTGGGATTTGTTGGAGATAGCAAACTATCCAATCGCAAGTCATTCGAATTCAAAGACGCTATGCGGCCATCAAAGGAACCTGACCGACGACCAAGCCACCCATTTATTTAAAAAGAATGGACTTATCCATGTCGTATACAATCCTCCTTTCATCACGGAAAAGGATTCGGCATCCATTTCCGATATGATTGCACATATCGACCATTTTTGTTCACTTGGCGGCGTAAATCAGATTGGATTAGGGTCGGATTTTGACGGAATTTCAAAGAAAATTAGTAACCTCGAAGATGCTTCCATGCATCCAGCGTTGATTGAAGAGTTATTGAAGAAGTATAGCGAGGATGAAGTAAAAGGATTTGCATATAAGAACTTCCTGAACTATATTCCAAAATAA
- a CDS encoding S-layer homology domain-containing protein: protein MGKKVFFKLLASLVLAISFGIIPFQSASAADHSAKMVTAFTVNDEITLISYLALGDSLAAGVDSNNNVGKGYADILAESMGELNLLQSFNKGFAYPGYKTADVLKDIRENKTGAIIGHGFDKPSTTIHEAIKNSNLITLSVGANDVLGTLKIDAATGKVDYDEALLEKALLQVGVNLNEIIKEIYAINPKANVYVMGYYNPFPHLPKEIQPLLNTLLLNLNGVIYKATSPYPNVSFVSTDVEIAKDYQVNVPNPANIHLSSEGYRIIAKQFWKSFGLTTMKVAFTDTNGHWAEPFITAAAERGVFKGYADGTFKPDEKLTRAQAAAVLVRALNLDTQTKQSPFKDIGNYSSTTQAEINSAYHHGIIKGYDDYFKPSDTVVNAELALMLQRVVVLKTGKPFVVTPEFGQLFNDLQPNDPITRAQVSMVLVNFIQLMN, encoded by the coding sequence ATGGGTAAAAAAGTGTTTTTTAAACTGCTTGCATCTTTGGTTTTGGCCATCTCATTCGGCATTATTCCATTTCAAAGCGCAAGCGCAGCTGACCATTCAGCTAAAATGGTTACGGCCTTCACCGTTAATGACGAGATAACACTGATCAGCTACCTTGCATTAGGGGATTCATTAGCTGCAGGCGTAGACTCGAACAACAATGTGGGCAAAGGATACGCAGACATTTTAGCCGAATCGATGGGTGAATTGAACTTGCTTCAATCGTTTAATAAGGGGTTTGCATATCCAGGCTACAAAACAGCGGATGTCCTAAAAGATATCCGTGAAAACAAAACAGGGGCAATCATAGGCCATGGTTTTGATAAGCCATCTACGACCATCCATGAAGCCATTAAAAATTCAAACCTCATAACATTAAGTGTCGGTGCGAACGATGTACTTGGTACACTTAAGATTGACGCCGCCACCGGAAAAGTTGACTATGACGAGGCTCTATTGGAGAAAGCACTTCTGCAAGTCGGCGTTAATTTAAATGAAATCATCAAGGAAATCTACGCAATCAACCCTAAAGCCAACGTATATGTTATGGGTTATTACAATCCATTCCCGCACCTTCCAAAGGAAATCCAACCCCTACTCAATACTTTATTGCTGAACTTAAACGGCGTAATTTATAAGGCGACATCACCATATCCAAACGTCTCATTTGTTTCTACCGATGTGGAAATCGCCAAGGATTATCAAGTCAATGTGCCAAATCCGGCAAACATCCATTTAAGCAGTGAAGGATACCGGATAATCGCTAAACAATTTTGGAAGAGTTTCGGTCTAACGACTATGAAAGTCGCTTTCACGGATACAAATGGTCATTGGGCTGAGCCATTCATAACTGCAGCTGCTGAACGTGGAGTTTTCAAAGGGTATGCGGATGGTACGTTTAAGCCGGACGAAAAACTAACTCGCGCCCAAGCTGCGGCTGTATTAGTTCGCGCGTTGAACTTGGATACGCAAACGAAGCAGTCACCATTTAAAGATATTGGAAACTATTCATCGACAACTCAAGCAGAGATTAATTCGGCTTATCACCACGGGATCATTAAGGGATATGACGATTATTTCAAGCCATCCGATACTGTCGTGAATGCAGAACTTGCTCTTATGCTTCAACGTGTTGTTGTATTGAAAACCGGTAAACCTTTTGTCGTTACCCCTGAATTCGGCCAGCTGTTCAATGATCTTCAGCCAAATGATCCAATTACAAGAGCACAGGTCTCAATGGTACTTGTGAACTTCATACAACTGATGAATTAA
- a CDS encoding trypsin-like peptidase domain-containing protein, whose translation MENPFVKRFISTVGAAVLGSALTLGVVANTDLLQAKTSQEKTAAVTENSTAPATIIPTATNSVTTLSDMVEYASKGIVGVSNFKSSGNRFAGNSELSEFGTGSGVIYKIDGDDAYVVTNNHVIEGAGKIEVTLEGGQKETAELVGSDALTDLAVLKISAAHVDTALEFGDSGKLRAGDTVVAIGNPLSLDFSGTVTQGIISAPSRSIEVKTTAGNWEMDVIQTDAAINPGNSGGALINAEGKVIGINSLKIAESGVEGLGFAIPSNDVVPLLEEITKNGKIERPYIGVSLADLANVPYMYVQNIPQEVKGGVMITSVDPTSPAGKAGLKEQDVITAINGTDIMNSMELRKFLYSELSIGDKAQLTVYTGSEKRTVELTLTSKAPIE comes from the coding sequence ATGGAAAATCCATTCGTTAAACGTTTCATTTCCACAGTAGGTGCAGCGGTTCTTGGTTCGGCACTTACTCTCGGGGTTGTGGCCAACACAGATCTTTTACAGGCGAAAACATCACAGGAAAAGACAGCTGCCGTGACGGAGAATTCAACAGCACCGGCAACTATCATCCCTACTGCTACAAATTCTGTAACAACGCTTTCAGACATGGTGGAATATGCTTCGAAAGGAATCGTTGGCGTTTCCAACTTCAAAAGTTCCGGGAACCGTTTTGCGGGTAACTCGGAGCTCTCCGAATTCGGAACAGGGTCTGGCGTCATTTATAAGATTGACGGGGATGACGCTTATGTTGTAACAAATAACCATGTCATTGAAGGGGCAGGAAAAATCGAAGTGACACTGGAAGGCGGGCAAAAAGAAACTGCCGAGTTAGTAGGAAGTGACGCATTGACTGATCTCGCCGTTCTAAAAATCAGTGCAGCCCACGTCGACACAGCCCTTGAATTTGGTGATTCGGGCAAGCTCCGTGCAGGTGATACCGTTGTTGCAATCGGAAATCCGCTCAGCTTGGACTTCTCCGGCACAGTCACTCAAGGGATCATTAGCGCGCCATCACGCTCAATTGAAGTGAAAACGACAGCCGGCAATTGGGAAATGGACGTCATCCAAACAGATGCAGCCATCAATCCCGGGAACAGTGGCGGTGCCCTCATTAATGCCGAAGGGAAAGTGATCGGGATCAATAGCTTGAAGATTGCCGAAAGCGGCGTTGAAGGACTTGGCTTCGCAATCCCAAGCAATGACGTTGTTCCATTGCTTGAAGAGATTACGAAAAACGGGAAGATCGAACGGCCATACATCGGTGTCAGTCTCGCGGATTTAGCAAATGTACCGTATATGTATGTTCAGAATATCCCTCAGGAAGTTAAAGGCGGTGTGATGATCACAAGCGTCGACCCGACTTCCCCAGCAGGCAAAGCGGGATTGAAAGAGCAAGACGTGATCACTGCTATTAACGGGACAGACATCATGAATAGTATGGAACTCCGCAAATTCCTTTACTCAGAGCTTTCCATCGGGGATAAAGCGCAGTTAACCGTTTATACCGGATCAGAAAAACGAACAGTGGAGTTAACGCTGACAAGTAAAGCGCCTATAGAATAA
- a CDS encoding asparaginase: protein MSVVLVNVERGPLVESKHRGSIAIVNAKGEMIAGVGDFENVIFARSSMKPLQTLPIVETGAADHFQFDDGDLSLCCASHNGERQHTDRAASILSRLGLEVSHLQCGTHPPRFQAAFEEVIKEGKEITPIYNNCSGKHSGMLATAIHMNESIEDYYKVEHPVQQRILSVISELTDIPVNDIQIGIDGCGVPVHGVPLKNLALSFARMADPSELDETRRQSIERVTKAMMNAPEMVGGTSRFCTDFMKHMGGRMFGKVGAEGVYCVGVPEAGLGIAVKIEDGNSRATNAVVMEILDQLELLSEQEKKDLANYHFPELLNARKEKIGTLQPVFSIRQTVNK from the coding sequence ATGTCTGTAGTACTTGTAAATGTGGAACGCGGACCTTTAGTTGAAAGTAAACATAGGGGCAGTATTGCGATTGTCAATGCAAAAGGGGAAATGATTGCAGGAGTGGGTGATTTTGAGAATGTGATTTTTGCACGTTCATCCATGAAACCTTTGCAAACCCTTCCAATTGTTGAAACGGGTGCAGCAGATCATTTTCAATTCGATGATGGAGATCTTTCGTTATGCTGTGCTTCCCATAATGGGGAAAGGCAACATACTGATCGGGCTGCATCGATCTTAAGCCGACTTGGCTTGGAAGTGTCTCATTTACAATGCGGCACCCATCCTCCAAGATTTCAAGCTGCATTTGAGGAAGTTATAAAAGAAGGAAAGGAAATTACGCCGATTTATAACAATTGTTCAGGGAAGCATAGTGGAATGCTTGCTACTGCTATACATATGAATGAAAGCATTGAGGACTATTATAAGGTGGAACATCCCGTCCAACAAAGGATCCTTTCGGTTATTAGCGAGTTGACGGATATACCGGTGAATGATATTCAAATTGGTATTGATGGATGCGGGGTACCGGTACATGGTGTGCCGTTAAAGAATTTGGCGCTTAGCTTTGCAAGGATGGCGGACCCGAGTGAATTGGATGAAACCCGTCGCCAATCGATAGAGAGAGTGACGAAAGCAATGATGAATGCTCCGGAAATGGTTGGGGGAACATCCAGATTCTGTACAGACTTCATGAAACATATGGGTGGAAGGATGTTTGGAAAGGTCGGTGCGGAAGGTGTCTATTGCGTAGGTGTACCGGAGGCTGGACTCGGCATAGCTGTGAAAATTGAGGACGGTAATAGCCGCGCGACGAATGCGGTAGTTATGGAAATCCTTGACCAGCTTGAGTTGCTTAGCGAGCAGGAGAAGAAGGATCTCGCCAATTACCATTTCCCTGAATTGCTAAATGCAAGAAAAGAAAAGATCGGTACGCTTCAACCTGTGTTTTCCATCCGTCAAACGGTTAATAAGTAA